In one Haemophilus parainfluenzae genomic region, the following are encoded:
- the hemB gene encoding porphobilinogen synthase, producing MTQQILGGFPTRRLRRLRKHDFSRRLVAENTLTANDLIYPVFIIEGKNHREPVPSMPKVERLTIDQLLIEAGLLVKYGVPVISLFPVVEQDKKSLMADEAFNPNGLVQRAVRALKAAYPELGVLTDVALDPYTLHGQDGIIDEEGYVLNDITTDILIKQAVSHAEAGADIVAPSDMMDGRIGRIRQALEENGHINTQIMAYSAKYASNYYGPFRDAVGSAGNLKGGDKKTYQLDPANGNEGLQEVALDLQEGADMVMVKPGMPYLDMVYRVKDYFGVPTFAYQVSGEYAMHMAAIQNGWLKEKECIMESLLCFKRAGADGILTYFAKQVAEWLYLEGKNK from the coding sequence ATGACTCAACAAATTTTAGGCGGTTTTCCAACCCGTCGTCTTCGTCGTTTACGTAAACATGATTTTAGTCGCCGTTTAGTGGCAGAAAATACTTTAACCGCGAATGATTTAATTTATCCGGTATTTATCATTGAAGGTAAAAATCATCGTGAACCAGTTCCTTCTATGCCTAAAGTTGAACGTTTAACGATCGATCAGTTATTAATCGAAGCAGGTCTTTTAGTGAAATACGGCGTGCCAGTGATCTCATTATTCCCTGTAGTTGAGCAAGATAAAAAATCTTTAATGGCGGATGAGGCATTTAACCCGAATGGTTTGGTACAGCGTGCAGTGAGAGCATTGAAAGCCGCTTATCCAGAATTAGGGGTATTAACCGATGTCGCACTCGATCCTTATACACTACATGGACAAGACGGGATCATTGATGAAGAAGGCTATGTATTAAACGATATTACAACAGATATCCTGATTAAACAGGCTGTTTCACACGCTGAAGCAGGTGCTGATATTGTGGCTCCGAGTGATATGATGGATGGACGTATTGGTCGTATTCGTCAGGCATTGGAAGAAAATGGTCATATCAATACGCAAATTATGGCGTATTCTGCAAAATATGCGTCTAATTATTATGGTCCATTCCGTGATGCCGTTGGTTCTGCCGGCAACCTTAAAGGTGGTGACAAGAAAACCTATCAACTTGATCCAGCCAACGGTAATGAAGGCTTGCAAGAAGTGGCTCTTGATTTACAAGAAGGCGCGGATATGGTGATGGTGAAACCAGGTATGCCATATTTAGACATGGTATATCGTGTGAAAGACTATTTCGGCGTGCCAACCTTTGCTTATCAAGTTTCTGGTGAATATGCGATGCATATGGCAGCCATTCAAAATGGTTGGCTGAAAGAAAAAGAATGCATTATGGAATCATTGCTTTGCTTTAAGCGTGCGGGTGCGGATGGTATTTTGACGTATTTTGCGAAGCAAGTCGCTGAATGGCTTTACTTAGAAGGTAAAAATAAATAA
- the tatC gene encoding twin-arginine translocase subunit TatC has translation MSNMTDDSQPLITHLVELRNRLLRCVICILVVFVALVYFSNDIYHFVAAPLTAVMPKGATMIATNIQTPFFTPIKLTAIVSVFISVPYLLYQIWAFVAPALYQHEKRLIYPLLFSSTVLFYCGVAFAYYVVFPFVFSFFTQTAPEGVAIATDISSYLDFALALFLAFGVCFEVPVAIILLCWTGVTTTKALAAKRPYIIVGAFFVGMILTPPDVFSQTLLAVPMCLLFELGLLVARFYQPKEDEEEASAVENQGDLNHKD, from the coding sequence ATGAGCAATATGACGGACGATTCCCAACCGTTAATTACCCATCTTGTTGAACTCAGAAACCGCTTATTACGTTGTGTAATTTGTATTCTAGTGGTTTTTGTGGCGTTGGTTTATTTTTCTAATGATATTTATCATTTTGTCGCCGCACCTTTAACCGCGGTGATGCCAAAGGGTGCAACGATGATTGCAACCAATATCCAAACGCCTTTCTTTACGCCAATTAAATTAACCGCGATTGTATCGGTATTTATTTCGGTACCTTATTTGCTTTATCAAATTTGGGCATTTGTCGCACCGGCACTGTATCAACATGAAAAACGTTTAATTTATCCATTATTATTTTCCAGTACAGTTTTATTCTATTGCGGTGTAGCGTTTGCTTATTATGTTGTTTTCCCTTTCGTGTTTAGTTTCTTTACGCAAACTGCACCAGAAGGGGTGGCTATCGCAACAGATATCAGCAGTTACCTTGATTTTGCGCTAGCATTATTCTTGGCTTTCGGTGTGTGCTTTGAAGTACCCGTTGCCATTATTTTGCTTTGCTGGACAGGTGTCACAACAACGAAAGCATTGGCGGCAAAACGCCCTTATATTATTGTGGGAGCATTCTTTGTTGGCATGATCTTAACGCCACCAGACGTGTTCTCTCAAACTTTACTTGCTGTACCAATGTGTCTTCTCTTTGAATTAGGCTTGTTAGTTGCACGTTTCTATCAACCGAAAGAGGATGAAGAAGAGGCAAGTGCGGTAGAAAATCAGGGTGATTTGAATCACAAAGATTAA
- the tatB gene encoding Sec-independent protein translocase protein TatB yields the protein MFDIGFSELVLLMLVGLVVLGPKRLPVAIRTVMGWVKTIRGLAANVQNELKQELKLQELQDSIKKAEQLNLKQLSPDLSKTVEELKEQAQKMRAELEEKAAAAGTTVEEQIKEIKSAAENPADSAEKLEVSTQETAEKPVETASTEHAENETAEVLESEKTEVDLTALEPHEQAELTERLSDYYSPDDVELQPAPKSEAKS from the coding sequence GTGTTTGATATTGGTTTTTCCGAACTTGTTTTATTAATGCTTGTGGGCTTAGTTGTTCTAGGCCCTAAGCGTTTACCTGTGGCTATTCGCACGGTAATGGGCTGGGTGAAAACGATCCGTGGGTTGGCAGCTAATGTTCAAAATGAATTAAAACAAGAGCTTAAATTGCAAGAGTTGCAAGATAGTATTAAGAAAGCGGAACAACTTAATCTCAAACAGCTTTCCCCAGATTTAAGTAAAACCGTTGAAGAGCTGAAAGAGCAAGCTCAAAAAATGCGCGCAGAGTTAGAAGAAAAAGCAGCTGCAGCAGGTACAACGGTGGAAGAGCAAATTAAAGAAATTAAAAGTGCGGCTGAAAATCCGGCTGATTCTGCGGAAAAACTTGAGGTAAGCACACAAGAAACAGCAGAGAAACCGGTTGAAACAGCATCCACAGAACATGCAGAGAATGAAACTGCCGAAGTTTTGGAATCTGAAAAAACAGAAGTGGATTTGACCGCACTTGAACCTCATGAACAAGCTGAATTAACTGAGCGTTTATCCGATTACTATTCGCCGGATGATGTGGAGCTACAGCCTGCACCGAAATCTGAAGCGAAGTCCTAG
- the tatA gene encoding twin-arginine translocase TatA/TatE family subunit, with translation MFGLSPAQMIILLVVILLVFGTKKLRNAGSDLGAAVKGFKKAMSDDEPKKDAEFTQIKDGTNTAEKTETVKDKEQA, from the coding sequence ATGTTTGGTTTATCCCCAGCACAAATGATTATTTTATTAGTCGTGATTTTATTAGTATTCGGTACAAAAAAATTACGCAATGCGGGATCTGATCTTGGCGCAGCAGTAAAAGGCTTTAAAAAAGCGATGTCTGATGACGAGCCGAAAAAAGATGCGGAATTTACTCAAATTAAAGACGGTACAAACACCGCTGAAAAAACTGAAACTGTAAAAGATAAAGAACAGGCATAA
- a CDS encoding BCCT family transporter yields the protein MKIQNTFKANVIWGSLGFSLAIIAALLFDTQQTISYLAAAKAFIFSQFSWFYILLSAFFLFFLLFLALGRYGDIKLGSDEEEPEFKLGSWIALLFTSGIGIGIVFLGVAEPLSHFLSPIGEYEKVRTALFFSIFHWSISAWAIYGLIALTIAYFGFRYKLPFSLRSCFYPLLKEKINGKVGDVIDILGICTTLFGVVATLGYSAIRLAAAFHSMHLLDNSPYLVPLILVSVFIIAILISLQGIANGFRILSELNLGVTFLFMLLVLLFGPTIYLISAFTENIGTYLSGLIRVGFKAYAYDVEHLDWFMDWTVFYWAWWFSWAPGFGIFIARISRGRTLREFIFGVLMVPSLFFVLWFTVFGNGAIWVNEHLAKGALGQAVNNVGSLLFDFLSYLPYSGLTKTLALFIITLFFIVTINFGIYTLNNIAIEDKSQVSPRWQSMFWGGLLSAVTFVLYLFGGIEILQSTMLFFSLPFALLMSVMAWSLLKGLRLERQYYSTEVSDLWTGANWRSRLRQLVIEPKRDDAILHLKTTALLAMRELRQLLIGTYGLNVTLQQHFGRDNNQLVLSIENGLAEEFFYQITLFEKPEPETAQVHHALMVSTNIQLEGYPLSITNEEDLIVDILQCYERYMKELDFVIS from the coding sequence ATGAAGATACAAAATACTTTCAAAGCAAATGTTATTTGGGGCAGTTTAGGTTTTAGTTTAGCGATTATTGCAGCCCTTTTATTTGATACGCAGCAAACGATATCTTATCTTGCTGCGGCGAAAGCATTTATTTTCTCTCAATTTAGCTGGTTTTATATTTTACTGAGTGCATTTTTTCTATTCTTTTTACTTTTCTTGGCGTTAGGACGATACGGCGATATTAAACTCGGGAGTGATGAGGAAGAACCAGAGTTTAAATTAGGCTCTTGGATTGCATTACTCTTCACCTCTGGAATTGGTATTGGCATTGTTTTTCTTGGTGTTGCTGAACCGCTTTCACATTTTCTTTCACCAATAGGTGAATATGAGAAAGTTAGAACGGCATTATTTTTTAGTATTTTTCATTGGAGTATCAGTGCTTGGGCTATTTATGGATTAATTGCACTTACGATAGCTTACTTCGGATTTCGCTATAAATTACCCTTTTCTTTACGCTCTTGTTTTTATCCCTTACTGAAAGAAAAGATTAATGGAAAAGTAGGGGATGTCATTGATATTCTCGGGATTTGTACCACCTTATTTGGCGTAGTCGCAACCTTAGGTTACAGTGCGATTCGGTTGGCTGCCGCATTCCATTCAATGCATTTATTGGATAACTCACCGTATTTGGTTCCCCTTATTTTAGTGAGTGTTTTTATCATTGCTATCTTAATTTCACTGCAGGGTATCGCCAACGGGTTCCGCATTCTTAGTGAGCTTAATCTAGGCGTCACATTTCTCTTTATGTTACTGGTTTTGTTATTCGGTCCGACAATATATTTAATTTCTGCGTTTACAGAAAATATTGGTACCTACTTAAGCGGTTTAATTAGAGTCGGCTTCAAGGCTTATGCCTATGATGTAGAACATCTAGACTGGTTTATGGATTGGACAGTTTTTTACTGGGCATGGTGGTTTTCATGGGCGCCAGGGTTTGGAATTTTTATCGCACGGATTTCTCGCGGACGAACTTTACGGGAGTTTATTTTCGGCGTATTGATGGTGCCAAGTTTATTCTTTGTTTTATGGTTCACAGTATTTGGAAATGGGGCAATTTGGGTGAATGAACATCTTGCTAAGGGGGCATTAGGTCAAGCTGTAAATAATGTGGGGTCACTCCTTTTTGATTTTCTAAGTTATTTACCCTATTCCGGCTTAACTAAAACGTTAGCTTTATTTATTATCACACTCTTTTTTATCGTCACCATTAACTTTGGTATTTATACGCTTAATAATATCGCGATTGAAGACAAAAGCCAGGTTTCACCTCGTTGGCAATCTATGTTCTGGGGAGGGCTATTGTCAGCAGTTACGTTTGTGCTTTATCTTTTTGGCGGTATTGAAATACTCCAATCAACGATGTTGTTTTTTTCTTTACCTTTTGCTCTATTGATGTCTGTGATGGCATGGAGTTTGTTGAAAGGTTTACGACTTGAACGTCAATATTATTCCACAGAGGTTTCAGATTTGTGGACAGGTGCAAACTGGCGTAGCCGTTTAAGACAGTTAGTGATTGAACCTAAGCGAGATGATGCCATTTTACATTTAAAAACAACGGCACTTTTGGCAATGAGAGAGTTGCGCCAGTTACTCATTGGTACCTATGGTTTAAATGTGACCTTACAGCAGCATTTTGGTCGTGATAATAATCAACTGGTTCTTTCTATTGAAAATGGATTAGCAGAAGAGTTTTTTTACCAAATTACCTTGTTCGAGAAGCCTGAGCCTGAAACTGCACAAGTTCATCATGCATTAATGGTTTCAACCAATATTCAATTGGAAGGTTATCCTTTGAGTATTACAAATGAAGAGGATTTGATCGTGGACATCTTGCAATGTTATGAGCGATACATGAAAGAACTGGATTTTGTTATTTCATAA
- a CDS encoding BCCT family transporter, whose product MSLSKFMEKQTSFNPLVIGATLFFVVLLVAMILIAPEQTQTLLNAAKSGIFANFSWFYVLAFSVFLGFLVILSVSSLGNIKLGNDEEEPEFGFLSWLAMLFAAGMGVGLMFFGVAEPLTHYLSDITTGSAEHKQQEALLHTLFHWGIHAWAVYGTIALALAYFGFRYKLPLALRSCFYPLLKERINGKLGDLIDIMALLATLFGIITTLGFGASQLGAGLHQLGWISENSFSLQVVVIAVVMSLAIFSAISGVGKGVKILSELNLTLAFCLLIFVLVAGPTLYLLSAFSDNIGTYLSNLVQLSFKTYVYEQEHTGWFSGWTILYWAWWCSWAPFVGLFIARISRGRTIREFIFGVLVIPSMFGILWFTVFGNTAIWLNDGEAAGTLGQMISSPETLLFKFLDYLPLSGVTGLVSLVVISLFFITSADSGIYVLNNIASRDKSLAAPRWQAVMWGVLMSVVAIVLMQSGGLANLQAMTLLVALPFAMLMLLMCFSLWKGLSADKKYFDTKVNPTSIFWTGDKWKERLEQMMNQTQEKDILRFLKHTVLPAMRELRQELIGKYDLSVQINTLFDQDEPAVELVIQKDLMRDFMYGVKSIGREVSEQLINDDNLPHIQHSMTYEPYTYFFDGRVGYDVQYMDQDELIADMLKHYERYLSLLDDVGQELMAHEQTELAE is encoded by the coding sequence TTGTCTTTATCTAAATTTATGGAAAAGCAAACGTCGTTCAATCCTTTAGTGATTGGTGCAACGTTATTTTTTGTGGTGTTGCTTGTCGCGATGATTTTAATCGCACCTGAACAAACACAAACTTTATTAAATGCTGCTAAATCGGGCATTTTTGCCAACTTTAGTTGGTTTTACGTATTAGCATTCTCAGTATTTTTGGGCTTTTTAGTCATTTTATCAGTCAGTAGCCTAGGTAATATCAAATTAGGCAATGATGAAGAAGAGCCTGAATTTGGTTTTCTGTCTTGGTTGGCGATGTTATTTGCTGCCGGTATGGGGGTAGGGTTGATGTTCTTTGGTGTAGCAGAACCATTGACGCATTACTTATCTGATATTACCACAGGCAGCGCAGAGCATAAGCAACAAGAAGCCTTGTTACACACCTTATTCCACTGGGGAATTCATGCCTGGGCGGTGTATGGCACGATTGCGTTGGCATTGGCTTACTTTGGATTCCGTTACAAATTACCTTTGGCATTACGTTCTTGTTTCTATCCGTTATTGAAAGAGCGTATTAATGGCAAGTTAGGCGATCTTATCGACATTATGGCGTTACTTGCTACCTTATTTGGTATTATTACAACGTTAGGTTTCGGTGCTTCTCAATTGGGGGCAGGCTTACATCAATTAGGCTGGATTAGCGAAAATAGCTTCAGCTTGCAAGTTGTCGTAATTGCCGTGGTAATGAGTTTAGCGATATTTTCCGCGATTTCCGGTGTAGGGAAAGGGGTAAAAATCTTAAGTGAGCTGAATTTAACATTAGCTTTCTGTTTGTTGATTTTCGTCTTAGTGGCGGGGCCAACACTTTATTTATTATCCGCTTTTAGCGACAATATCGGAACTTATCTCAGCAACTTAGTCCAATTAAGCTTCAAAACCTATGTTTATGAACAAGAACATACTGGCTGGTTTAGCGGTTGGACAATTCTGTATTGGGCATGGTGGTGTTCTTGGGCACCATTTGTCGGTTTATTTATTGCGCGTATCTCGAGAGGACGTACCATTCGCGAATTTATTTTTGGCGTGTTGGTGATTCCTAGCATGTTCGGCATCTTGTGGTTTACCGTATTTGGTAATACGGCCATTTGGTTGAATGATGGTGAAGCTGCAGGTACGTTAGGGCAAATGATTTCCTCGCCTGAAACGTTACTCTTTAAATTCTTAGATTATTTACCGCTTTCTGGTGTGACGGGTTTAGTGAGTTTGGTGGTGATTTCTTTATTCTTTATCACCTCGGCAGACTCCGGTATTTATGTATTAAATAACATTGCATCACGCGATAAAAGCCTTGCAGCACCTCGTTGGCAGGCTGTGATGTGGGGTGTATTAATGTCAGTCGTCGCGATTGTTTTAATGCAATCGGGTGGTTTGGCAAACCTGCAGGCAATGACCTTGTTGGTGGCATTACCTTTCGCGATGTTGATGTTACTGATGTGCTTTAGTTTATGGAAAGGTTTAAGTGCAGATAAAAAATATTTTGATACCAAAGTGAATCCAACCAGTATTTTCTGGACGGGGGATAAATGGAAAGAACGTTTGGAACAAATGATGAACCAAACGCAAGAAAAAGATATTTTACGTTTCCTTAAACATACGGTATTACCGGCTATGCGCGAATTACGTCAAGAGTTGATTGGCAAATATGACTTAAGCGTACAAATTAACACGTTATTTGATCAAGATGAACCTGCAGTCGAGTTAGTCATTCAAAAAGATTTGATGCGAGACTTTATGTACGGGGTGAAATCTATCGGTCGTGAGGTGTCAGAGCAATTAATTAATGATGATAACTTGCCACATATCCAACATAGTATGACCTATGAGCCATACACTTATTTCTTTGATGGTCGAGTGGGTTATGATGTGCAATATATGGACCAAGATGAATTGATTGCCGATATGTTGAAACATTATGAACGTTACTTAAGTTTGCTAGACGATGTGGGTCAAGAATTGATGGCACACGAGCAAACAGAACTGGCTGAATAA
- the mnmA gene encoding tRNA 2-thiouridine(34) synthase MnmA: MLTSNTYNQHFAPLSAEQLAENATKKVICGMSGGVDSSVSAFILQQQGYQVEGLFMKNWEEDDDTDYCTAAADLADAQVVCDKLGIKLHKINFAAEYWDNVFEHFLTEYKAGRTPNPDILCNKEIKFKAFLEYAAEDLDANYIATGHYVRRRGADNQAELLRGLDSNKDQSYFLYTLSKNQVGQSLFPVGEIEKPIVRAIAEDLGLITAKKKDSTGICFIGERKFKDFLARYLPAQPGDIRTVDGEIIGRHEGLMYHTLGQRKGLGIGGLKNAGDEAWYVVDKDVENNELIVAQGHDHPRLFSKGLIAKQLHWVNREPVREAFRCTVKTRYRQTDIACLVEPINDDCIRVIFDEPQAAVTPGQSAVFYLDEVCLGGGIIEERI, encoded by the coding sequence ATGTTAACTTCAAATACTTATAATCAACATTTCGCACCCTTGAGTGCAGAACAACTTGCCGAAAATGCCACTAAAAAAGTCATTTGTGGTATGTCTGGTGGGGTAGACTCCTCCGTATCTGCGTTTATTCTTCAACAGCAAGGCTACCAAGTGGAAGGCCTGTTTATGAAAAACTGGGAGGAAGATGACGATACCGATTATTGTACAGCAGCAGCGGATCTTGCTGATGCCCAGGTAGTATGCGACAAACTAGGTATTAAGCTACATAAAATCAATTTTGCGGCGGAATATTGGGATAACGTGTTTGAACATTTCTTAACAGAATACAAAGCCGGTCGTACGCCAAACCCGGATATTTTGTGCAATAAAGAAATTAAATTTAAAGCTTTCTTGGAATATGCAGCAGAAGATTTGGACGCTAACTATATTGCTACCGGCCATTATGTACGTCGTCGTGGTGCAGATAATCAAGCAGAGCTATTGCGTGGTTTAGATAGCAACAAAGACCAAAGCTATTTCCTTTATACTTTGAGTAAAAATCAGGTAGGCCAAAGCCTTTTCCCTGTTGGTGAAATTGAAAAGCCAATTGTACGTGCTATTGCAGAAGATTTAGGTTTAATTACTGCGAAGAAAAAAGACTCTACGGGAATTTGTTTTATCGGTGAGCGTAAGTTTAAGGATTTCTTAGCGCGTTATTTGCCTGCACAACCGGGCGATATTCGTACCGTAGATGGCGAGATTATTGGGCGCCATGAAGGCTTGATGTATCACACACTCGGACAGCGTAAAGGGCTGGGTATCGGTGGATTAAAAAATGCTGGTGATGAAGCTTGGTATGTAGTAGATAAAGATGTCGAAAACAATGAATTGATTGTGGCACAAGGACATGATCACCCACGTTTGTTCTCTAAAGGCTTAATTGCTAAACAGCTCCACTGGGTAAATCGTGAACCAGTACGTGAAGCATTCCGTTGTACGGTTAAAACGCGCTATCGTCAAACGGACATCGCTTGTTTGGTTGAGCCAATTAATGATGATTGCATCCGAGTGATTTTTGATGAACCACAAGCAGCGGTCACACCAGGCCAATCAGCCGTGTTTTACCTAGATGAAGTCTGCTTAGGTGGCGGCATTATCGAAGAACGAATTTAG
- the nqrM gene encoding (Na+)-NQR maturation NqrM produces the protein MQTLFFTLIAFVAIIVLMSVGFIFKKQSLKGSCGGLSSLGIAKACDCDKPCDTLQEKLDAGDENAKAEYEQKFAKKDDNSQFYEVK, from the coding sequence ATGCAAACTTTATTTTTTACCCTAATCGCTTTTGTGGCCATTATTGTATTAATGTCTGTGGGCTTTATCTTTAAAAAACAAAGCTTAAAGGGCAGCTGTGGCGGACTTTCATCACTCGGTATCGCTAAAGCCTGTGACTGCGATAAACCTTGCGACACTTTACAAGAAAAATTAGATGCTGGCGATGAAAATGCCAAAGCTGAATACGAACAAAAATTTGCGAAGAAAGACGATAATTCGCAATTTTATGAAGTGAAATAA
- a CDS encoding FAD:protein FMN transferase yields MKAKPLFLLVLFTLLTACQKDPEIISLSGKTMGTTYHIRYIDDGSVKENAEKTHEQIEVVLKDVNQKMSTYIKDSELSRFNQNTQVNTPIDISADFAKVLQEAIRLNQVTEGSLDVTVGPVVNLWGFGPEKRPERKPTPEQLAERQSWVGIDKIHLDMSGKTPTLSKAVPQVYIDLSSIAKGFGVDQVADVLEQNHVQNYMVEIGGEIRAKGKNAENKAWQIAIEKPNNTGERAVQEVIGLNNMAMATSGDYRIYFEENGQRFAHEIDPKTGYPIQHHLASITVLAPSSMTADGLSTGLFVLGEDKALEVAEKENIPVYLIMKTEQGFETKMSSAFQKLLANKE; encoded by the coding sequence ATGAAAGCTAAACCACTGTTTTTACTGGTGTTATTTACCCTGTTGACGGCCTGTCAAAAAGATCCGGAAATTATTTCACTTAGCGGTAAAACCATGGGAACCACTTACCATATCCGCTACATTGATGACGGTTCAGTTAAAGAAAATGCTGAAAAAACACATGAGCAGATTGAAGTGGTTTTAAAAGATGTGAATCAGAAAATGTCCACTTACATTAAAGATTCCGAATTGAGCCGTTTTAATCAAAATACACAAGTGAATACGCCAATTGACATCTCTGCGGACTTTGCCAAAGTATTACAAGAAGCGATTCGTTTAAATCAGGTTACTGAGGGTTCATTGGATGTGACAGTAGGGCCTGTAGTAAATTTATGGGGCTTTGGGCCAGAAAAACGCCCAGAACGTAAGCCAACCCCAGAGCAACTTGCTGAACGTCAAAGTTGGGTGGGAATTGATAAAATTCACCTTGATATGAGCGGTAAAACCCCAACTTTAAGTAAAGCCGTGCCACAGGTTTATATTGATTTATCATCTATTGCTAAAGGTTTTGGTGTGGATCAAGTTGCGGATGTTTTAGAGCAAAATCACGTACAAAACTATATGGTGGAAATTGGCGGAGAAATCCGTGCAAAAGGTAAAAATGCCGAAAATAAAGCGTGGCAAATCGCCATTGAAAAACCGAATAATACCGGTGAAAGAGCCGTTCAAGAAGTGATAGGTTTAAATAATATGGCGATGGCGACCTCTGGCGATTACCGTATTTATTTTGAGGAAAATGGTCAACGCTTTGCTCATGAAATCGATCCAAAAACGGGATATCCAATTCAGCATCATTTAGCCTCAATTACCGTGCTTGCACCAAGCTCAATGACTGCTGATGGCTTATCTACAGGCCTATTTGTACTTGGTGAAGATAAAGCATTGGAAGTGGCTGAGAAAGAAAATATTCCGGTTTATTTAATTATGAAAACGGAACAAGGCTTTGAAACAAAAATGTCTTCAGCCTTCCAAAAGTTACTCGCAAATAAGGAATAA
- a CDS encoding CC0125/CC1285 family lipoprotein, translated as MKKLILSLIMTTILTLTACSTPYQERGLRGGVTGIRLDDTIFEVTSSGNGFTGRGAIYRYGLRKAAEMSLSAGCKYFVAIDNQSQSFNVGISGKNVVNQELSLMNGNLVYMMNGTAYNVIKPRTYKNTFACFNNKPNALIPGLIFNAKYVIEDVSKVNETLQ; from the coding sequence ATGAAAAAATTAATTCTAAGTTTAATTATGACTACTATATTAACATTAACAGCTTGTTCAACTCCTTATCAAGAAAGAGGATTGCGAGGGGGCGTTACAGGTATTAGATTGGATGATACTATCTTTGAAGTTACATCTTCAGGAAATGGGTTTACTGGCAGGGGTGCTATTTATCGATATGGGCTAAGAAAGGCTGCAGAGATGAGTTTATCAGCTGGATGTAAATATTTTGTTGCGATAGATAACCAGTCTCAAAGTTTTAACGTTGGAATTTCTGGTAAAAATGTAGTTAATCAAGAGCTGAGTCTTATGAATGGTAATCTTGTATATATGATGAATGGTACGGCTTATAATGTAATTAAACCTAGAACATATAAGAATACTTTTGCATGCTTTAATAACAAACCAAATGCACTAATTCCTGGATTAATCTTTAATGCAAAATATGTAATTGAAGATGTATCTAAAGTTAATGAAACACTTCAATAA